A genomic stretch from Helianthus annuus cultivar XRQ/B chromosome 1, HanXRQr2.0-SUNRISE, whole genome shotgun sequence includes:
- the LOC118491636 gene encoding uncharacterized protein LOC118491636, protein MKNDTTAYSAWTTLQNIFLDNQESRTIDLQNKFTNTRLDQFPNMSAYCQAMKLVFDQLTSLGSATTEKQLVMQILTGLNDQYENIALIDQYENIALILQQTVPLPDFYNTRS, encoded by the coding sequence ATGAAAAACGACACCACCGCTTACAGTGCATGGACCACCTTACAAAACATCTTCCTTGACAACCAAGAATCCCGCACCATCGACCTCCAAAACAAATTCACCAATACCCGCCTCGACCAATTTCCCAACATGTCCGCCTACTGTCAAGCCATGAAGCTTGTGTTCGACCAACTCACCAGCCTTGGCTCAGCCACTACCGAAAAACAACTTGTCATGCAAATCCTTACCGGCCTCAATGATCAATACGAAAACATCGCACTCATCGATCAATACGAAAACATCGCACTCATCCTCCAACAAACCGTCCCCTTGCCCGACTTTTACAACACCCGTTCTTGA
- the LOC118480847 gene encoding putative pectinesterase 14 isoform X1, producing the protein MNTKRSILFWLSVTAIVLLSIYTKNPNIITSISLQSFKITSIKSVFDQSGSIHEFISFINQFLVRLYRLLVPCDESKWKSPLIAKYGVALTLTVDQKGCGKFTSLQKAVDAVPANSPKPTLIIVDAGQYREKVNVQKTKSNLIIQGKGFTNTFIIWHDTAAKSNGTVYSYSVGVFAPKFIAHDISFKNEAPLPSPGAIGGQAVAFRISGDQAAFYNCGFYGFQDTLFDDAGRHYFQNCFIEGTIDFIFGNGRSLYENCILNSVASGPGINGAIAAHQRASLQDKTGFSFVNCKIQGQGKIWLGRAWGVYSTTVYIRTFMPAIVAPEGWNDWKDPSRDQKVVFGEHACSGPGADFKGRVKFAKQLSVADATPYMNTGYIDGNTWLHP; encoded by the exons ATGAACACTAAAAGAAGCATATTGTTTTGGCTATCTGTCACTGCAATTGTTCTTCTTTCTATCTACACCAAAAATCCAAACATAATTACTTCCATCTCTTTACAATCCTTTAAAATCACTTCCATCAAAAGTGTTTTTGATCAAAGTGGATCCATTCATGAGTTCATCTCATTCATAAACCAATTTTTAGTCCGCCTTTATAGGCTGCTGGTTCCTTGTGATGAATCAAAGTGGAAGTCTCCACTCATAGCAAAATACGGGGTGGCACTTACTTTAACCGTCGATCAAAAGGGTTGCGGCAAATTCACCAGTCTTCAAAAGGCAGTGGATGCCGTTCCTGCCAATTCACCAAAACCAACACTTATCATAGTTGATGCAGGCCAATACAG GGAGAAAGTAAATGTGCAAAAAACTAAATCCAATTTGATAATTCAAGGCAAGGGTTTTACCAATACGTTCATTATTTGGCACGACACCGCGGCTAAATCTAATGGCACTGTCTACAGCTACTCGGTTGGTGTTTTCGCTCCAAAGTTCATCGCTCATGACATCAGTTTTAAG AACGAAGCTCCTCTTCCAAGTCCAGGCGCAATTGGAGGACAAGCGGTTGCATTCAGAATCAGTGGTGATCAAGCAGCTTTCTATAATTGTGGGTTTTATGGATTTCAAGATACTCTTTTCGATGATGCAGGAAGACATTATTTTCAAAATTGTTTCATTGAAGGGACAATAGATTTTATCTTTGGAAATGGTAGATCACTCTATGAG AATTGTATATTGAACTCCGTGGCAAGCGGCCCGGGGATCAATGGAGCGATAGCAGCCCACCAGCGGGCTTCATTGCAGGATAAAACCGGGTTTTCATTCGTGAATTGTAAGATTCAAGGACAAGGTAAAATATGGCTTGGTAGGGCTTGGGGTGTATATTCAACTACTGTGTACATAAGAACTTTCATGCCTGCTATTGTCGCTCCCGAAGGCTGGAATGACTGGAAAGACCCCTCTAGAGATCA GAAAGTAGTATTTGGAGAACACGCATGTTCGGGTCCTGGAGCAGATTTCAAAGGTAGGGTGAAGTTCGCAAAACAGTTAAGCGTAGCGGATGCAACTCCTTACATGAATACAGGTTACATTGATGGAAATACTTGGCTTCATCCATAA
- the LOC118480847 gene encoding probable pectinesterase 15 isoform X2, which translates to MNTKRSILFWLSVTAIVLLSIYTKNPNIITSISLQSFKITSIKSVFDQSGSIHEFISFINQFLVRLYRLLVPCDESKWKSPLIAKYGVALTLTVDQKGCGKFTSLQKAVDAVPANSPKPTLIIVDAGQYSYSVGVFAPKFIAHDISFKNEAPLPSPGAIGGQAVAFRISGDQAAFYNCGFYGFQDTLFDDAGRHYFQNCFIEGTIDFIFGNGRSLYENCILNSVASGPGINGAIAAHQRASLQDKTGFSFVNCKIQGQGKIWLGRAWGVYSTTVYIRTFMPAIVAPEGWNDWKDPSRDQKVVFGEHACSGPGADFKGRVKFAKQLSVADATPYMNTGYIDGNTWLHP; encoded by the exons ATGAACACTAAAAGAAGCATATTGTTTTGGCTATCTGTCACTGCAATTGTTCTTCTTTCTATCTACACCAAAAATCCAAACATAATTACTTCCATCTCTTTACAATCCTTTAAAATCACTTCCATCAAAAGTGTTTTTGATCAAAGTGGATCCATTCATGAGTTCATCTCATTCATAAACCAATTTTTAGTCCGCCTTTATAGGCTGCTGGTTCCTTGTGATGAATCAAAGTGGAAGTCTCCACTCATAGCAAAATACGGGGTGGCACTTACTTTAACCGTCGATCAAAAGGGTTGCGGCAAATTCACCAGTCTTCAAAAGGCAGTGGATGCCGTTCCTGCCAATTCACCAAAACCAACACTTATCATAGTTGATGCAGGCCAATACAG CTACTCGGTTGGTGTTTTCGCTCCAAAGTTCATCGCTCATGACATCAGTTTTAAG AACGAAGCTCCTCTTCCAAGTCCAGGCGCAATTGGAGGACAAGCGGTTGCATTCAGAATCAGTGGTGATCAAGCAGCTTTCTATAATTGTGGGTTTTATGGATTTCAAGATACTCTTTTCGATGATGCAGGAAGACATTATTTTCAAAATTGTTTCATTGAAGGGACAATAGATTTTATCTTTGGAAATGGTAGATCACTCTATGAG AATTGTATATTGAACTCCGTGGCAAGCGGCCCGGGGATCAATGGAGCGATAGCAGCCCACCAGCGGGCTTCATTGCAGGATAAAACCGGGTTTTCATTCGTGAATTGTAAGATTCAAGGACAAGGTAAAATATGGCTTGGTAGGGCTTGGGGTGTATATTCAACTACTGTGTACATAAGAACTTTCATGCCTGCTATTGTCGCTCCCGAAGGCTGGAATGACTGGAAAGACCCCTCTAGAGATCA GAAAGTAGTATTTGGAGAACACGCATGTTCGGGTCCTGGAGCAGATTTCAAAGGTAGGGTGAAGTTCGCAAAACAGTTAAGCGTAGCGGATGCAACTCCTTACATGAATACAGGTTACATTGATGGAAATACTTGGCTTCATCCATAA